A region from the Phyllopteryx taeniolatus isolate TA_2022b unplaced genomic scaffold, UOR_Ptae_1.2 contig_24, whole genome shotgun sequence genome encodes:
- the sirt3 gene encoding NAD-dependent protein deacetylase sirtuin-3, mitochondrial isoform X13 yields the protein MLEQKYKRVVVMAGAGISTPSGIPDFRSQGNGLYDNLQQYNLPYAEAIFEIAFFHHNPKPFFTLAKELYPGNFQPNLTHYFVRLLHKKDLLLRMYTQNIDGLERLAGIPPEMLVEAHGTFATATCTVCRSKYKGEDLRPDLMSGVIPKCLTCKGVVKPDIIFFGEELPPHFFKYLTDFPLADLLIIMGTSLEVEPFASLAGAVRSSVPRLLINRDLVGPFALRNNRPCDVVLLGDVVSGIQTLVNALGWTQELDALMAAAADKTVTKTNEE from the exons GTCCCAGGGAAACGGTCTCTATGACAACCTCCAGCAGTATAACCTGCCTTATGCTGAGGCTATTTTTGAAATTGCCTTTTTTCATCACAACCCTAAACCATTCTTTACCCTGGCTAAAGAATTATATCCTGGAAATTTCCAGCCTAATCTTACTCACTATTTTGTGCGACTGCTTCACAAGAAGGATCTGCTCCTcagaatgtacacacagaataTTGATGGCCTGGAAAGAT TGGCTGGGATTCCTCCTGAGATGCTCGTGGAGGCCCACGGTACGTTTGCTACGGCCACATGTACTGTTTGCCGAAGTAAATATAAGGGAGAGGATCTACGT CCAGACTTGATGAGCGGAGTGATTCCCAAATGTTTGACCTGTAAGGGCGTTGTAAAGCCAGACATAATATTTTTTGGAGAGGAACTGCCGCCTCACTTCTTCAAGTACCTCACAGACTTTCCTCTTGCAGATCTCCTGATCATCATGGGCACATCACTAGAG GTGGAGCCCTTTGCCAGTCTGGCTGGAGCTGTGCGTAGCTCTGTTCCTCGACTGCTCATCAACAGGGACTTAGTGGGTCCATTTGCATTGAGAAACAATCGACCTTGTGACGTTGTGCTGCTGGGTGATGTAGTGAGTGGCATCCAAACTTTAGTCAATGCCCTCGGTTGGACTCAGGAGCTTGATGCTCTGATGGCAGCAGCTGCTGACAAA actgtaacaaagacaaatgaagaataa